From a region of the Panicum virgatum strain AP13 chromosome 2K, P.virgatum_v5, whole genome shotgun sequence genome:
- the LOC120694826 gene encoding zinc finger BED domain-containing protein RICESLEEPER 2-like isoform X2 produces MIVLHEYPLSMVDHVGFRRFVGALQPLFKIGTRNTIRYLPLISEAMSANMIAKFDKYWTDIQGLMGIATLLDPRCKATVLLICYEDLLGVRGRECEDKVIEVKNLLAELMAEYHVVEDVDDSTPSSTSPPDSDDFLSDIGAHIASLRPASMGFKSELDRYLDEEAVSIHTKNFNVLDWWKVAGTRYPTLRRIARDIYAIPVTTVASESAFSTGGRVLSEHRSRLTTKMLEALMCSQDWIKNKYKVDEKNKQLATFWSCLQDIQEGLQELAI; encoded by the exons ATGATAGTATTGCATGAGTATCCCTTAAGCATGGTTGACCATGTTGGATTCCGAAGATTTGTTGGTGCACTTCAGCCGCTGTTCAAAATTGGTACAAGAAACACAATAAGGTATTTGCCTCTTATTTCAGAAGCAATGTCAGCTAACATGATAGCCAAGTTTGACAAGTACTGGACTGACATCCAAGGGCTTATGGGCATTGCAACTCTTCTTGATCCTCGATGCAAGGCCACTGTACTGCTGATTTGCTATGAGGACTTGCTCGGTGTGCGTGGTAGAGAGTGTGAGGACAAGGTCATTGAGGTGAAGAACTTGTTGGCTGAATTGATGGCTGAGTACCATGTGGTAGAGGACGTGGATGATAGCACACCATCTTCAACTTCACCACCAGATAGTGATGACTTCTTGTCTGATATTGGTGCACACATTGCATCTCTTAGGCCAGCAAGCATGGGGTTCAAATCTGAGCTAGACCGCTACTTGGATGAAGAAGCTGTGAGCATACATACAAAGAACTTCAATGTTTTAGATTGGTGGAAGGTGGCAGGGACTAGATATCCTACTTTGAGGAGGATTGCAAGGGACATATATGCTATCCCTGTAACCACAGTTGCTTCGGAGTCTGCTTTCAGCACTGGTGGTAGAGTGCTTAGTGAGCATCGCAGCAGGCTCACTACAAAGATGTTGGAGGCTCTCATGTGTTCCCAAGATTGGATTAAAAACAAATACAAAG TTgatgagaagaacaagcagCTTGCCACCTTTTGGTCTTGTCTCCAGGATATTCAAGAGGGCCTTCAG GAACTTGCAATTTGA
- the LOC120694826 gene encoding zinc finger BED domain-containing protein RICESLEEPER 2-like isoform X1: protein MIVLHEYPLSMVDHVGFRRFVGALQPLFKIGTRNTIRYLPLISEAMSANMIAKFDKYWTDIQGLMGIATLLDPRCKATVLLICYEDLLGVRGRECEDKVIEVKNLLAELMAEYHVVEDVDDSTPSSTSPPDSDDFLSDIGAHIASLRPASMGFKSELDRYLDEEAVSIHTKNFNVLDWWKVAGTRYPTLRRIARDIYAIPVTTVASESAFSTGGRVLSEHRSRLTTKMLEALMCSQDWIKNKYKVDEKNKQLATFWSCLQDIQEGLQVMCFQYFFSYTILRLNC from the exons ATGATAGTATTGCATGAGTATCCCTTAAGCATGGTTGACCATGTTGGATTCCGAAGATTTGTTGGTGCACTTCAGCCGCTGTTCAAAATTGGTACAAGAAACACAATAAGGTATTTGCCTCTTATTTCAGAAGCAATGTCAGCTAACATGATAGCCAAGTTTGACAAGTACTGGACTGACATCCAAGGGCTTATGGGCATTGCAACTCTTCTTGATCCTCGATGCAAGGCCACTGTACTGCTGATTTGCTATGAGGACTTGCTCGGTGTGCGTGGTAGAGAGTGTGAGGACAAGGTCATTGAGGTGAAGAACTTGTTGGCTGAATTGATGGCTGAGTACCATGTGGTAGAGGACGTGGATGATAGCACACCATCTTCAACTTCACCACCAGATAGTGATGACTTCTTGTCTGATATTGGTGCACACATTGCATCTCTTAGGCCAGCAAGCATGGGGTTCAAATCTGAGCTAGACCGCTACTTGGATGAAGAAGCTGTGAGCATACATACAAAGAACTTCAATGTTTTAGATTGGTGGAAGGTGGCAGGGACTAGATATCCTACTTTGAGGAGGATTGCAAGGGACATATATGCTATCCCTGTAACCACAGTTGCTTCGGAGTCTGCTTTCAGCACTGGTGGTAGAGTGCTTAGTGAGCATCGCAGCAGGCTCACTACAAAGATGTTGGAGGCTCTCATGTGTTCCCAAGATTGGATTAAAAACAAATACAAAG TTgatgagaagaacaagcagCTTGCCACCTTTTGGTCTTGTCTCCAGGATATTCAAGAGGGCCTTCAGGTGATGTGTTTTCAATATTTCTTTTCTTATACTATTCTCAGATTAAATTGCTAA
- the LOC120694831 gene encoding UDP-glucuronic acid decarboxylase 2-like, producing the protein MMPSSSMPGAAGSSELIYRGQQAAVAEDQEEAAAAGYYYSSAANKKPPPPLPWVRYVLGEQRLVFALLGMALASLVFLLLAPSGSPPAGAASSGGSAAHLAAVGLAAWQYSSSRTLEGGVRSAARVPLGLKRKGLRVVVTGGAGFVGSHLVDRLLARGDSVIVVDNLFTGRKENVLHHGGNPRFEMIRHDVVEPILLEVDQIYHLACPASPVHYKHNPVKTIKTNVVGTLNMLGLAKRVGARFLLTSTSEVYGDPLQHPQVETYWGNVNPIGVRSCYDEGKRTAETLTMDYHRGANLEVRIARIFNTYGPRMCIDDGRVVSNFVAQALRKEPLTVYGDGKQTRSFQYVSDLVEGLMKLMEGDHVGPFNLGNPGEFTMLELAKVVQDTIDPNARIEFRPNTADDPHKRKPDISRAKELLGWEPKISLKNGLPLMVQDFRNRIFGDQKDAGDN; encoded by the exons aTGATGCCGTCGTCGTCCATGCCCGGCGCGGCGGGCTCCTCGGAGCTGATCTACCGCGggcagcaggcggcggtggcggaggatcAGGAGGAAGCAGCAGCCGCCGGGTACTACTACTCGTCGGCGGCCAACaaaaagccgccgccgccgctgccgtgggTGCGGTACGTGCTGGGCGAGCAGCGCCTGGTGTTCGCGCTCCTCGGCATGGCGCTGGCCTCGCTCGTCTTCCTCCTGCTGGCGCCCTCCGGCTCACCTCCTGCGGGCGCGGCGtcgagcggcggcagcgcggcgcaCCTCGCGGCGGTGGGCCTGGCGGCGTGGCagtacagcagcagcaggacgtTGGAGGGCGGCgtccgctccgccgcgcgcgtTCCTCTTGGCCTGAAGCGCAAGGGCCTCCGCGTGGTTGTGACCGGCGGCGCCGGGTTCGTGGGCAGCCACCTGGTGGACCGCCTGCTGGCGCGCGGCGACAGTGTGATCGTGGTGGACAACCTGTTCACGGGGCGCAAGGAGAACGTGCTCCACCACGGCGGGAACCCGCGGTTCGAGATGATCCGGCACGACGTGGTGGAGCCGATCCTGCTGGAGGTGGACCAGATCTACCACCTGGCGTGCCCGGCGTCGCCCGTGCACTACAAGCACAACCCGGTGAAGACGATCAAGACCAACGTGGTGGGCACGCTCAACATGCTGGGCCTGGCCAAGCGCGTGGGCGCCCGCTTCCTGCTCACCAGCACCAGCGAGGTGTACGGCGACCCGCTGCAGCACCCGCAGGTGGAGACCTACTGGGGGAACGTCAACCCCATCGGCGTGCGCAGCTGCTACGACGAGGGCAAGCGGACGGCGGAGACGCTCACCATGGACTACCACCGCGGCGCCAACCTCGAG GTTCGGATCGCTCGGATCTTCAACACCTACGGGCCGCGCATGTGCATCGACGACGGCCGCGTCGTCAGCAACTTCGTCGCTCAG GCGCTGAGGAAGGAGCCCCTGACGGTGTACGGCGACGGCAAGCAGACGAGGAGCTTCCAGTACGTCTCCGATCTG GTGGAGGGCCTGATGAAGCTGATGGAGGGCGATCACGTGGGGCCCTTCAACCTCGGGAACCCCGGCGAGTTCACCATGCTGGAGCTGGCCAAGGTGGTGCAGGACACCATCGACCCCAACGCGCGCATCGAGTTCCGCCCCAACACCGCCGACGACCCGCACAAGCGCAAGCCCGACATCAGCCGCGCCAAGGAGCTGCTCGGCTGGGAGCCCaagatctcgctcaagaacggCCTCCCGCTCATGGTCCAGGACTTCCGCAACCGCATCTTCGGCGACCAGAAGGACGCCGGCGACAACTGA
- the LOC120694833 gene encoding 60S ribosomal protein L22-2-like, with the protein MARGVVTAKGGAAAGKKKGSVTFTIDCTKPVEDKIMEIASLEKFLQERIKVAGGKAGSLGDSVTVSREKTKVSVTSDGPFSKRYLKYLTKKYLKKHNVRDWLRVIAANKDRSIYELRYFNIAENEGEEED; encoded by the exons ATGGCGCGCGGCGTGGTGACGGCcaagggcggcgcggccgcgggcaaGAAGAAGGGGTCGGTCACCTTCACGATCGACTGCACCAAGCCCGTCGAGGACAAGATCATGGAGATCGCCTCGCTCGAGAAGTTCCTGCAGGAGCGCATCAaggtcgccggcggcaaggCCGGGAGCCTCGGCGACTCCGTCACCGTCTCCCGCGAGAAGACCAAGGTCTCCGTCACCTCCGACGGGCCCTTCTCCAAGAG GTACCTGAAATATTTGACCAAGAAGTACTTGAAGAAGCATAACGTGCGGGATTGGCTGCGTGTGATTGCAGCCAACAAGGACCGCAGCATCTATGAGCTCCGGTATTTCAACATTGCCGAGAATGAGGGCGAGGAGGAAGATTAG
- the LOC120694832 gene encoding pentatricopeptide repeat-containing protein At3g18020-like, with product MGTAANPPLLPLRLHHQQPDLLRLLDELCSSGRAAEAHHRASLLLLSTASRLDARAANAILRRLLRARTPLLTLRLVQAAAIVPSLPNHNRLLGLLCRADPPPIPVLLAHRLHLRMRVPPNAASYAALLDGYARVPDPCAARKLLDEMPRRGLLPSSLARSFLVKALLRARDVDAAIDLVHNHLWPTTDAHQLPEDQEVTNAAFANLVQCMCAEGFFHVVFRIAEEMPQRRCRVPDEFAYAQMIDSLCRSGQHHGASRIVYIMRKRGLCPSAVSYNCIVHGLCTSPKPGACLRAHQLVMEGTSFGYHPREVTYKVLVDELCRENELAKAKDVLGLMLQPTGQGRQDEGGDAGDETRTRIYNVFLGALRAVDNQSEQLGVLVSMLQAGCKPDVITMNTVIHGFCKSGRAQEARRIFDDMLSGKFCAPDVVTFTTLISGYLDAGDHAEALDVLHTLMPRRRCSPTVITYNCVLKGLFGLGQVDTAMQVLEEMNANNVAADSVTYTVVIKGLCDVGQLEKTKEFWDNVIWPSGIHDDYVYSSIFRGLCKQRKLEQACDFLYELVDCGVAPSIVCYNILIDAACKQGLKKLAYQLVKEMKRNGLAPDAVTWRILGKLHHYEEEEQEEHQLPTADVGRSSADDRLESLVLTKEMPLRPPLSSSENIYDVNDSTDEAEEEIGYSADMANNNKAEAEVGYSTEVTGEESPDNTDPTRGTAIDKGDITWGDGLKKQDKQHIIREPLSRVAKRVFGIL from the coding sequence ATGGGTACCGCGGCGAATCCTCCACTGCTGCCCCTCCGACTGCACCACCAGCAGCCGGACCTGCTCCGCCTGCTGGACGAGCTCTGCTCTTCGGGCCGCGCTGCCGAGGCGCACCACCGcgcctctctcctcctcctctccaccgcgtcccgcctcgacgcgcgcgccGCCAACGCCATCcttcgccgcctcctccgcgcgcggACGCCCCTCCTCACGCTCCGCCTCGTCCAGGCCGCCGCGATCGTCCCCTCGCTCCCCAACCACAAccgcctcctcggcctcctctgccgcgccgacccgccgccgatCCCCGTCCTCCTCGCgcaccgcctccacctccgcatGCGCGTCCCTCCCAATGCCGCGTCCTACGCCGCGCTCCTCGACGGCTACGCGCGCGTCCCCGACCCCTGCGCCGCGCGCAAGCTGCTCGACGAAATGCCCCGGCGCGGGCTGCTCCCCAGCTCCCTCGCGCGCTCCTTCCTCGTCAAGGCGCTCCTCCGCGCCCGCGATGTTGATGCCGCCATCGACCTCGTCCACAACCATCTCTGGCCGACCACGGATGCCCATCAACTTCCCGAGGACCAGGAGGTTACCAACGCCGCCTTCGCCAACCTCGTGCAGTGCATGTGCGCCGAGGGGTTCTTCCACGTCGTCTTCCGGATCGCCGAGGAGATGCCGCAGAGGCGGTGCCGCGTGCCTGATGAGTTCGCCTACGCGCAGATGATCGACTCGTTATGCCGATCAGGGCAGCACCATGGCGCGTCCAGGATAGTGTACATCATGAGGAAGAGGGGTTTGTGCCCGAGCGCAGTCTCCTACAACTGTATTGTTCACGGGCTGTGCACCAGCCCAAAGCCTGGGGCGTGCCTGCGGGCGCACCAGCTGGTGATGGAAGGCACGTCTTTCGGGTATCACCCGAGGGAGGTGACATACAAGGTGCTTGTGGACGAGCTGTGCCGGGAGAATGAGCTCGCCAAGGCCAAGGATGTCCTGGGGCTGATGCTACAGCCCACCGGTCAGGGTCGCCAGGATGAGGGTGGAGATGCTGGCGACGAGACCAGGACGAGGATATACAATGTGTTTCTCGGAGCCCTGCGTGCCGTGGACAACCAAAGTGAGCAACTCGGCGTGCTTGTATCCATGCTGCAGGCTGGATGCAAGCCGGATGTGATCACCATGAACACCGTCATCCATGGCTTTTGCAAATCTGGGAGGGCCCAGGAGGCTAGGAGGAtcttcgacgacatgctcagcGGAAAGTTTTGTGCTCCTGATGTTGTTACATTCACCACACTCATATCTGGATACCTCGATGCAGGTGATCATGCAGAAGCCCTCGATGTGCTGCACACTTTGATGCCTAGGCGCCGGTGCTCCCCTACTGTTATCACTTACAATTGTGTCCTCAAGGGACTGTTTGGCCTCGGGCAAGTTGATACAGCAATGCAGGTGCTTGAGGAAATGAATGCCAATAACGTTGCAGCCGATTCTGTGACTTATACTGTGGTGATCAAAGGGCTCTGTGATGTGGGGCAGCTCGAGAAGACAAAGGAATTCTGGGACAACGTCATCTGGCCATCAGGTATACATGATGATTATGTGTACAGCTCAATCTTCAGAGGTCTCTGCAAACAGAGGAAACTGGAGCAGGCATGCGATTTCTTATACGAATTGGTGGATTGTGGGGTTGCTCCCAGTATAGTGTGCTACAACATACTCATAGACGCTGCCTGCAAGCAGGGATTGAAGAAGCTAGCATACCAATTAGTCAAGGAGATGAAAAGAAATGGCCTAGCACCGGATGCTGTAACTTGGAGGATTCTTGGCAAATTGCATCACTatgaagaggaagaacaagaggaGCACCAGCTCCCGACAGCTGATGTGGGCCGAAGTTCCGCAGATGACAGATTGGAGTCTCTTGTCTTGACTAAAGAGATGCCTTTGCGTCCACCTTTGTCGTCATCCGAAAACATCTATGATGTTAATGATAGCACGGATGAGGCTGAGGAAGAGATTGGTTATTCAGCAGATATGGCTAATAATAACAAAGCTGAGGCCGAGGTTGGATACTCAACAGAAGTGACTGGGGAGGAATCACCAGATAATACTGATCCAACAAGGGGAACAGCAATTGACAAGGGTGATATAACTTGGGGAGATGGCCTTAAGAAGCAAGATAAACAACATATAATAAGAGAACCACTTTCTAGAGTGGCTAAAAGGGTGTTTGGGATACTGTAG